In Eupeodes corollae chromosome 3, idEupCoro1.1, whole genome shotgun sequence, a single genomic region encodes these proteins:
- the LOC129948860 gene encoding histone H2A, whose amino-acid sequence MSGRGKGGKVKGKAKSRSNRAGLQFPVGRIHRLLRKGNYAERVGAGAPVYLAAVMEYLAAEVLELAGNAARDNKKTRIIPRHLQLAIRNDEELNKLLSGVTIAQGGVLPNIQAVLLPKKTEKSA is encoded by the coding sequence atgtctggtcgtggtaaaggtggaaaagtgaagggaaaggcaaagtcccgctctaatcgtgctggattacaattccctgttggtcgtattcatcgtctgctgcgaaagggaaactatgctgagcgcgtcggagccggtgcccctgtgtatttggcagctgtgatggaatatttggcggcagaagtcttggaattggcgggaaatgctgctcgtgacaacaaaaaaactagaattattccccgccatttgcaattggctattcggaacgacgaggaattgaataaattactttctggagtcactatcgcacaaggaggtgttcttccaaatattcaagctgttttgttgccaaagaagacagagaaaagtgcttaa